From Leptospira venezuelensis, a single genomic window includes:
- a CDS encoding 2-isopropylmalate synthase has product MNSNLDFVRIFDTTLRDGEQCPGAAMSENEKIEIALQLAKMNVDVIEAGFPVSSPVQFQAVQRISREVEGPIIAALARAVRPDLEAAAKAIIPAKKRRIHTFIASSPIHMKFKLGKEPSEVLKMAVEAVKICRDHVDNIEFSPEDATRSEPEFLRELCEAVIEAGATTINIPDTVGYTTPYEYGELFKFLIQNVKGSEKAIFSAHCHNDLGLATSNSLAAILNGARQVECTVNGIGERAGNTAMEEVVMALRTRKDKFGIQTRIQTEEIAKASYLVKTITGMVVQPNKAIVGANAFAHESGIHQDGVLKNRETYEIMTPESVGIHSNRMVLGRHSGRAGFKDRIVRLGFSPHAEELEAAYQRFLEIADRKKEIFDEDIRALFADESRKSSKDKYVLESFHVTTGTKSTPTASIRLSIEGNLKEESATGDGPVDSIFKAIQKATISDVELIKLVISPVTEGQDALAEASVTLEKHGERVVGKASSTDIIEACSQAYISALNRFSMN; this is encoded by the coding sequence ATGAACTCAAATTTGGATTTTGTTCGGATTTTCGATACCACTCTCCGTGATGGAGAACAATGCCCAGGTGCGGCAATGAGCGAGAATGAGAAGATAGAGATCGCGCTCCAACTCGCTAAAATGAATGTGGATGTGATCGAAGCAGGTTTTCCAGTTTCTTCCCCGGTCCAATTCCAAGCAGTCCAAAGAATTTCCAGAGAAGTCGAAGGTCCAATCATCGCGGCACTCGCAAGAGCGGTCCGCCCTGATTTAGAAGCTGCCGCCAAAGCAATCATTCCCGCTAAAAAAAGAAGAATTCATACTTTTATAGCATCTTCTCCCATCCATATGAAATTTAAACTGGGAAAGGAGCCTTCTGAAGTTTTGAAAATGGCTGTGGAAGCAGTCAAGATCTGTAGAGACCATGTAGACAATATTGAATTTTCTCCGGAAGACGCAACTCGGTCCGAGCCGGAGTTCTTACGAGAACTTTGTGAAGCAGTAATAGAAGCCGGCGCAACTACAATCAATATTCCGGATACCGTAGGATATACAACACCTTACGAATACGGTGAATTATTTAAATTTCTAATACAGAATGTAAAAGGAAGTGAGAAGGCAATCTTCTCCGCACATTGCCATAATGATCTAGGCCTTGCTACTTCCAATAGTCTTGCTGCTATCTTAAACGGAGCAAGACAGGTAGAATGTACTGTAAACGGTATCGGAGAAAGAGCCGGCAATACTGCAATGGAAGAAGTGGTCATGGCACTTCGTACTCGTAAGGACAAATTCGGAATACAAACCAGGATCCAAACCGAAGAGATCGCAAAAGCTTCTTATCTAGTAAAAACAATCACTGGAATGGTAGTACAGCCAAATAAGGCTATTGTAGGCGCAAACGCATTTGCTCATGAGTCAGGAATTCACCAAGACGGTGTTTTGAAAAATAGAGAAACTTATGAGATCATGACTCCCGAGAGTGTTGGGATCCATTCCAATCGTATGGTACTCGGAAGACATAGCGGAAGAGCCGGATTTAAAGACAGGATCGTTCGTTTAGGATTCAGTCCTCATGCAGAAGAATTAGAAGCAGCTTACCAAAGATTTTTAGAGATCGCAGATCGTAAAAAGGAAATTTTTGACGAAGATATTCGTGCTTTATTCGCCGACGAATCCAGAAAATCTTCCAAAGATAAATATGTATTAGAAAGTTTTCATGTAACTACTGGAACTAAAAGTACACCTACTGCAAGTATCCGACTTTCCATCGAAGGAAATCTAAAAGAAGAATCTGCAACGGGTGACGGTCCGGTAGATTCTATCTTCAAAGCCATCCAAAAAGCAACTATCTCCGATGTGGAACTCATTAAGCTTGTGATCTCTCCAGTAACAGAAGGACAAGACGCATTGGCAGAAGCTTCCGTTACTTTAGAAAAACATGGAGAAAGAGTCGTAGGAAAAGCAAGCTCCACTGATATTATTGAGGCTTGTTCTCAAGCGTATATCTCTGCATTAAATCGTTTTTCTATGAATTGA
- a CDS encoding FAD-dependent oxidoreductase: MSSLDISPIFRPIEIGAETIPNRIIMGSMHLGLEGMPKTADRMAAFYGKRFEGGVGLITTGGISVNAEGKGSNIFFDFQKEEDCQELEKVASVLKPMGIFCAQLFHAGRYAYHRELVGPSALRAPINRFIPKELSTEDAWRTIRDFGSSALRAKQVGFRAVEVMASEGYLVNQFFSEVTNKRSDEFGGSPENRRRFAIETMKEVRKQVGPGYPVIVRMSGIDLIPGNPTFEEVISLAKELKEAGADALNIGIGWHESRIPTISQLVPRGAWAKIAGRIKSSVPGIPIIASNRINMPETIIQVLNAGEADIVSMARPFLADAEIVNKIKENQTERVNTCVACNQACLDHTFKEEMVSCLVNPSANRELEWKSLPQAKRQRVVVVGSGPGGLESARVAALRGHEVILLEASGKLGGQLNLAAAIPGKFEFFETIRYFKNELPRLKVDIRLNTKADLKLLDELKPDAVIFATGVLPRNPNLPGLEKKPHASYVEFLNGTFKPGSNVAIIGGGGIGVDVAHKLTEEKDPDIPTYFEKYNVNSYTQAVIQPETAHRKVSILRRNGKVGAGLGATTSWALLQELQSKGVDFLSSLTYKEVTDKGLVIETKKEGAKTLECDSIILCAGQTSDSALYETFSKERSNIPSYLIGGAKDASGIDAKRAMLEGYLAASKIGIEQN; the protein is encoded by the coding sequence ATGTCTTCTTTAGATATTTCCCCAATCTTTCGCCCGATAGAGATCGGAGCCGAAACAATTCCAAATCGCATTATCATGGGATCCATGCACTTGGGTTTAGAAGGAATGCCCAAAACTGCAGATAGAATGGCTGCATTCTACGGTAAAAGATTCGAAGGAGGAGTTGGTCTTATTACTACCGGAGGTATTTCGGTTAATGCGGAAGGAAAAGGTTCTAATATATTTTTCGATTTCCAGAAGGAAGAAGACTGCCAAGAACTCGAGAAAGTCGCGTCCGTTCTCAAACCAATGGGTATTTTTTGTGCACAATTATTCCATGCTGGAAGATATGCCTACCATAGAGAACTCGTGGGACCATCGGCATTACGCGCACCTATCAATCGTTTTATACCAAAAGAACTTTCTACGGAAGATGCTTGGAGGACTATCCGAGATTTCGGGTCTTCCGCATTACGTGCTAAACAAGTAGGTTTTAGAGCAGTAGAAGTGATGGCTTCCGAGGGATATTTGGTAAACCAGTTCTTCTCAGAAGTTACAAACAAAAGATCGGACGAATTCGGCGGCTCACCTGAAAACCGCAGAAGATTTGCGATCGAAACAATGAAAGAAGTCCGCAAACAAGTAGGGCCAGGTTACCCTGTAATCGTTAGAATGTCGGGGATAGATTTGATTCCGGGCAACCCAACCTTCGAAGAAGTGATCTCTCTGGCTAAAGAATTAAAAGAAGCAGGAGCAGATGCACTCAATATCGGAATTGGTTGGCATGAGTCTCGCATTCCCACCATCTCACAGTTAGTTCCAAGAGGCGCCTGGGCAAAGATCGCAGGTAGAATAAAATCTTCCGTTCCTGGAATTCCGATCATCGCTTCTAACAGGATCAATATGCCGGAAACAATCATCCAAGTATTGAATGCAGGAGAAGCGGACATCGTGAGTATGGCAAGACCATTCTTAGCGGATGCAGAAATCGTAAATAAGATCAAAGAAAACCAAACAGAAAGAGTGAATACATGTGTGGCCTGTAACCAAGCTTGTTTAGATCATACTTTTAAAGAAGAAATGGTTTCTTGTTTAGTAAACCCTTCTGCGAACAGAGAGCTTGAATGGAAATCTTTGCCTCAGGCAAAAAGACAGAGAGTGGTAGTAGTAGGTTCTGGTCCCGGAGGACTGGAATCTGCAAGAGTTGCTGCTTTACGCGGTCATGAAGTAATTTTATTAGAAGCGTCTGGAAAATTAGGAGGCCAATTAAATCTGGCTGCCGCTATTCCTGGTAAATTCGAATTTTTTGAAACAATTCGCTATTTCAAAAACGAGCTTCCTCGTTTAAAAGTAGATATTCGACTGAACACAAAAGCGGATCTCAAACTATTAGATGAACTAAAACCGGATGCAGTGATCTTTGCAACAGGAGTTCTTCCTAGAAACCCGAATCTTCCAGGTTTAGAGAAAAAACCGCATGCAAGTTATGTGGAGTTTCTAAATGGAACATTCAAACCTGGTTCCAATGTTGCCATAATCGGCGGCGGTGGGATTGGCGTTGATGTAGCTCATAAGCTTACAGAAGAGAAGGATCCAGATATCCCAACCTACTTCGAAAAGTACAATGTAAACTCTTATACACAAGCTGTGATCCAACCTGAAACTGCTCATCGAAAAGTTTCTATACTCAGAAGAAATGGAAAAGTAGGAGCAGGTCTTGGAGCCACAACATCATGGGCGCTTCTGCAAGAATTACAATCGAAAGGAGTGGATTTCCTATCTTCTCTCACATATAAAGAAGTAACGGATAAAGGCCTTGTGATAGAGACCAAAAAGGAAGGAGCAAAAACATTAGAATGTGATTCTATTATTCTTTGCGCCGGACAAACAAGTGATTCTGCTTTATATGAGACTTTTAGTAAAGAAAGAAGTAATATTCCTTCTTATCTAATTGGTGGAGCAAAAGATGCTTCCGGTATAGACGCTAAACGAGCTATGTTAGAGGGTTATTTAGCCGCTTCTAAAATCGGAATAGAACAAAACTAA
- a CDS encoding PP2C family protein-serine/threonine phosphatase — translation MKSKLGICIFSVLLSIGTNTFFHSLEYGEWIYSNLFPSNKQNDPCKSSIFLESGWEVTELSGKKIGIFSLPKNLSDLGHSTLLLSKSISFSKIPDCELSLLLGKTSEVANVFWNGIRISERAESNDRFDLNYDKKKIYNAIPVLTENKIEILVSEYFENELGILEGIISLGNSKNILQKHYQFQIYSLILISVFLLLGLYLVFLSFQERKLESHFYFGIFLISFFIFSFFSSEWKYELDLDFLICKKLEYISLSLLFPFFTFFFSKFCRDRHHPLELPLFIWAGFVSFLFIYSANPLELDKLNRTFLQPSWIVYLWIIIKCIIARFPEQDGAGFLGSVCFLMFSILLDIASARAWIVFPRSSEYSVLGFILFCSFRISGRFVEMKNELKVWNQKLQDEVTLKTKELTDSLANVRSLKEKQDGDYFLMSILQSCFQNRIPTFGDFKIETLVSQFKKFEFNSKQGEIGGDLLCSEEIRVGGKKFLAILNADAMGKSLQGATGALLASSMFKSHIDSSVSELNTPETWIVSLYRKIHGLFQSFDGNLFATGILAVLDPENSCIFFLNAGHPPSILLRNNISGFIENETSYKMGIPFLREFPKVYCISLNENDSIIFGSDGREDLRTKTETREINSFSDSFLLEVSDTKADLSLLKNKMNRYGDYIDDLSLLRIFRNVNPQKKARDTWRETSKTKNLQKGILLWKKGDKKIACSFFSKLCIEDPKDKDLAYITAWAFWKTGELEKAKTYSEKLLYRDPKNHQNLILLAKIYFQLGIKDVILLGLLESSGLDVQRMFRPTDNFRKVS, via the coding sequence ATGAAATCAAAATTGGGAATCTGCATATTTTCCGTTCTGCTCAGCATCGGAACGAATACATTCTTTCATTCTCTGGAATATGGAGAATGGATTTATTCAAATTTATTTCCCTCAAATAAACAAAATGATCCATGTAAATCTTCTATCTTCTTAGAATCTGGGTGGGAAGTTACTGAACTATCAGGGAAGAAGATCGGCATCTTTTCTTTGCCTAAAAATCTTTCCGACTTAGGCCATTCTACTCTTTTACTTTCTAAGTCCATTTCCTTTTCGAAAATTCCCGATTGTGAACTTTCACTTCTACTTGGAAAAACTTCAGAAGTAGCGAATGTATTTTGGAATGGTATACGTATTTCAGAAAGAGCTGAATCAAATGATCGATTTGATCTCAACTATGATAAGAAAAAGATTTACAATGCAATTCCTGTCTTAACGGAAAACAAGATCGAAATCTTAGTTTCTGAATATTTCGAAAATGAATTAGGAATTTTAGAAGGGATAATCAGTCTCGGAAATTCTAAGAACATTTTACAAAAACATTATCAATTTCAGATTTATTCCTTAATATTGATCTCCGTATTCCTGTTGCTTGGGCTCTATTTAGTGTTCCTTTCTTTTCAGGAAAGGAAATTAGAAAGTCACTTTTATTTTGGAATATTTCTCATTTCATTCTTTATATTTTCCTTTTTTAGCTCCGAATGGAAATACGAATTGGATTTAGACTTTCTGATTTGCAAAAAATTAGAGTATATTTCGCTCAGCCTTCTATTTCCATTTTTCACATTTTTCTTTTCAAAATTTTGTAGAGATAGACATCATCCACTTGAACTTCCTCTCTTTATATGGGCTGGTTTCGTATCCTTCTTATTTATTTATTCCGCAAACCCGTTAGAACTTGATAAACTAAATCGAACTTTTCTACAACCGTCCTGGATTGTATATCTTTGGATTATAATCAAATGTATTATAGCACGGTTCCCCGAACAAGATGGGGCCGGGTTTTTAGGATCCGTATGTTTTTTAATGTTTTCTATCCTATTGGACATTGCTTCCGCTCGAGCATGGATCGTATTCCCAAGAAGTTCTGAATATTCCGTACTAGGATTTATATTATTCTGCTCTTTTAGAATTTCGGGCAGATTTGTGGAGATGAAAAATGAACTAAAAGTATGGAATCAAAAACTACAGGATGAAGTTACTCTCAAAACGAAAGAGCTCACAGATAGCTTGGCAAATGTGCGCAGCTTAAAGGAAAAGCAAGACGGGGATTATTTTTTAATGAGTATTCTGCAATCTTGCTTTCAAAATAGGATCCCAACATTTGGGGATTTTAAAATTGAAACCTTGGTCTCTCAATTTAAGAAATTTGAATTTAATTCCAAACAAGGAGAAATTGGAGGAGACTTATTATGTTCAGAAGAGATCCGGGTTGGAGGAAAAAAATTCCTAGCCATTCTAAACGCAGATGCAATGGGAAAATCTCTTCAGGGTGCCACAGGAGCCCTACTCGCCTCCTCCATGTTTAAGTCTCATATAGATTCTTCCGTTTCCGAATTAAATACACCTGAGACTTGGATTGTCTCCTTATATAGAAAAATTCACGGGTTATTCCAAAGTTTTGATGGAAATCTGTTCGCGACCGGAATCTTAGCAGTTTTAGATCCGGAAAATTCATGTATATTCTTTTTGAATGCCGGACATCCACCGTCCATTCTTCTTAGAAATAATATTTCAGGGTTTATAGAAAATGAAACTTCTTACAAGATGGGGATTCCTTTCTTAAGAGAATTTCCGAAAGTATATTGTATTTCCCTGAACGAGAATGATTCAATCATTTTCGGTTCGGATGGCAGAGAAGATTTAAGAACAAAAACAGAAACCCGTGAGATTAACTCATTCTCTGATTCATTTTTGTTAGAAGTATCCGATACAAAGGCAGATCTTTCTCTTCTAAAAAACAAAATGAATAGATACGGGGATTACATAGATGATCTAAGTTTACTTCGAATTTTTAGAAATGTAAATCCTCAGAAAAAAGCCAGGGATACTTGGAGAGAAACATCTAAAACGAAAAATCTTCAGAAAGGAATTCTCCTCTGGAAGAAGGGAGATAAAAAAATTGCATGCTCCTTTTTCTCCAAACTTTGTATAGAAGATCCAAAAGATAAGGATCTAGCTTATATCACCGCTTGGGCATTTTGGAAAACTGGAGAATTGGAAAAGGCTAAAACATATTCCGAAAAACTGTTGTATAGAGATCCTAAAAACCATCAGAATCTCATACTATTAGCAAAAATTTATTTTCAACTAGGGATTAAGGATGTTATACTTTTAGGTTTGCTCGAGAGTAGCGGATTGGACGTGCAAAGAATGTTCCGTCCAACAGATAATTTTAGAAAGGTTTCCTAA